The proteins below are encoded in one region of Vanessa tameamea isolate UH-Manoa-2023 chromosome Z, ilVanTame1 primary haplotype, whole genome shotgun sequence:
- the Not1 gene encoding CCR4-NOT transcription complex subunit 1 isoform X2, producing MNLDPLTFSLSQINYLVANLSKKNFKQTNQELSQIVSLYGLEAENQLLRCLLTEAAKTSWDNDRPGTAFSVHATLLAQHLASLLNHPAKSTVVCRTLDHPTRSLQKVLKPANTLLTRLARLLKLTTAQDVAFSLVLRRNSSKPEIVSLAKNHLKKRFLDFVQCYLDAERGHQVERAGLQECSPEVLQTLLTSLAYDNFRLAAVTKDLFLKRLRIDFPREVVPIVLAPLLYPDDTQTPLEEMTTSDDMAAAMMDNSLAEIIRDIGYTFTASVEDCKNNMINFGAREPTAIDIARIISMMVRYHATLPEGPQIQTPGNYWMNHEAKKEAIAHGHPETWNAEIFVQTLKELASNLNWKEVILQLDHQEFIVPDRQGLSLLFTILRLGLQSAGYPANIFPVEYLCRRWTNLEGQMSLITNILKHPDIFSFADHPFHPVSIDLLKSPPETDNKEISTWRCLYLVELLLYASERGYYMQIHELFKFPLQHCPDILILALLQINPPVTVFRQELLTMLIPIFLGNHPNSGIILQHAWHSQNPNIKPIIMHAMADWYIRGESDQSKLSRILDVAQDLKALSLLLNVQSFPFVIDLACLASRREYLKLDKWLTDKIRDHGETFVSAMVKFLQRRCPQVLGKVPDEQLPKAAQLPPETIGTMLACLQLCIPNVQQELQEAIYNVIANCQTLILSKARPGIPGIARPHTRVLETPFNPAGLGGQLFTPHVDAIANLTPNVANMTLGAPANTAFAMPGTLGPLVTAPASPSRLMGAGPNSPFAMMQMQHNPNVANMSALARMPPVPAMDKPRLPDPIHFPDIMHNVSKEIEDEANSYFQRIYNHPPHPTLSIDEVLEMLKKFQDSSNKREREVFSCMLRNLFEEYKFFPQYPDKELHITAQLFGGIIEKGLVPSYVSLGLALRFVLDALRKPEGSKMYYFGIAALDRFKSRLKDYHKYCEHVRAIPHFSEFPPHLVEYIEYGLQSQEPPTKPQGAVLPASLAAMLNQSAVVTVSAPYRAVVCVHNPISVISKVTNCAAGGIGSRPSIANATNIDTLLTATDRDEKINAPPEAIQDKTAFIFNNLSQLNLQTKCEELKEIITDEYYQWLSQYLVMKRASIELNFHALYSNFLDVLKIREINKMVTKETYRNIRVLLRSDKGIANFSDRSLLKNLGHWLGMLTLARNQPILYVDLDLKALLLEAYHKGQQELLYVVPFVAKVLESCAKSVVFRPPNPWSMALMNVLAELHQEPDLKLNLKFEIEVLCKNLSLDITDLKPSLYLKDPEKLRTIEFQLSQPKPNKEPANVIPVNQAVVQAPQIQMMPPQPPMIPIEDMSGTVPTPTSGMIPNDPSMMGVLGLPEPRFNYLDVNVSSTSAFGQKICFNPHIILFQNYPHLKQFVKPAIERSIQEWIHPVVDRSIKYALTTCEQIIRKDFAFDPDEVRMRTCAHHMMRNLTAGMAMITCREQIISTISTNLKAAFITALIPTTPQQKDIIESAAAVLATENMELACAFIQKTAVEKALPELDKRLMNDYEMRKIARQEGRRYYDPMVLTYQTERIPERVRLRVGGPTDLQISVYEEFACNIPGFMPVRDAGMFIPKPSAQEQIPQMTFSQVMNPTQVYGTDEMGTLITTAELFLSNALTVPLFAVQATNTHTLLECLIIARRNRDIVSGYTLLQRAVEGLLDGHIVQPGTNPEHAEMMTRYRDIHLRVLKLLEDARVYGHAWTTKQITYCVTECRDELRYNLEAIDCLVRNHLINLPQYDLALAHLMDNGNNYLAVAFAMQLVQLYLVDDRNNLYATESDLYHTTETLVRMMSHSRQPPPEGLATLIETIRINQDPSTYLGERSPLGPTAHIHNGILQVRARDYEDPPGLQEKTENLLREWRNVLLSPLTEIEIGQNFNIYVHRMNMNGILKSDDMITRFFRIATQMCIENVYQLLTEDRMNPPPVPPKREKYYAICDSFIKLVSLLIKNTADGGNPTPKLNLLNKILGIIAGCLLQDHEEHGANFQQLPYHRLLLILFLDMNMAEPVLESMNYQVLTAFCHTLRIIRPSVAPGFCYAWLEIVAHRAFVNRVLAVTPQQKGWGMYSTLLIDLFKFLDPFLRNTELATPVMMLYKGTLKVLLVLLHDFPEFLCDYHYGFCDEIPPNCIQMRNLILSAFPRNMRLPDPFTPNLKVDLLAEITLPPRAVINYATIIPSSQFKKDLDAYIKARAPVTFLSELRSNMQFIGPDYQVVNEPGRRYNSQLMNAVVLYVGTQAIAHIRSKGQTPNMSTIAHSAHMDIFQNFTVDFDYEGRYLFLNAIANQLRYPNSHTHYFSCCLLYLFAEANSEAVQEQITRMLLERLIVNRPHPWGLLITFIELIKNPIYKFWSHEFVHCAPEIEKLPRGAAKRGAPATATFHFSTCKTRLTMEQIIQKVNSILNPCPHSAPPEETDGKQCDKVISDSVNQ from the exons ATGAACCTGGACCCTTTAACGTTTAGCTTATCACAAATCAATTATCTCGTTGCAAATTTAAGTAAGAAGAATTTCAAGCAAACTAATCAAGAGTTGTCCCAG ATTGTCAGTCTCTATGGCTTGGAAGCAGAGAATCAACTGCTGAGGTGTCTGCTTACTGAGGCGGCGAAGACATCGTGGGACAACGACCGTCCAGGGACTGCGTTCAGTGTTCACGCGACTCTACTAGCGCAGCATCTGGCGTCGCTTCTGAACCATCCTGCAAAGTCTACTGTGGTCTGTCGGACTCTAGATCATCCAACACGATCACTACAAAAG GTATTAAAACCTGCCAACACACTTCTTACTCGACTCGCAAGATTGCTGAAATTGACTACGGCCCAAGATGTTGCTTTCTCATTGGTGTTGAGAAGAAATTCATCAAAGCCTGAGATTGTTTCTCTTGCTAAAAACCATTTGAAGAAACGGTTTTTAGACTTTGTTCAGTGTTATCTTGACGCAG aaCGCGGACATCAAGTTGAGCGTGCAGGTCTTCAGGAATGCAGCCCTGAAGTTTTGCAAACTCTCTTAACTAGCCTCGCTTACGACAATTTTCGGCTAGCCGCAGTTACTAAGGACCTCTTTCTGAAACGTTTACGCATTGACTTTCCACGTGAAGTAGTGCCTATAGTGTTAGCGCCGCTACTTTACCCTGACGATACACAAACACCGCTCGAGGAAATGACCACATCTGACGACATGGCAGCAGCTATGATGGACAACTCTCTAGCGGAAATAATTCGAGATATTGGCTATACATTTACAGCTTCAGTAGAAGACTGCAAAAACAACATGATTAATTTTGGAGCGCGGGAGCCAACGGCTATCGACATAGCTAGAATAATTTCAATGATGGTGAGATACCATGCAACACTACCAGAAGGCCCGCAAATCCAAACACCTGGAAATTATTGGATGAATCACGAAGCGAAGAAAGAAGCAATTGCGCATGGACATCCAGAGACATGGAATGCTGAAATTTTTGTTCAAACATTAAAAGAATTAGCTTCTAATTTAAACTGGAAAGAGGTCATTTTACAACTAGACCATCAAGAATTTATTGTTCCTGACCGACAAGGTTTAAGTTTACTCTTCACGATTTTGCGATTAGGTCTTCAAAGCGCAGGTTATCCAGCTAATATATTTCCAGTAGAATATCTATGTCGAAGATGGACAAATCTAGAAGGTCAAATGAGTTTGATCACTAATATCCTCAAACATCCAGACATTTTTAGTTTTGCAGATCATCCATTCCATCCAGTTTCGATTGATCTATTGAAATCCCCGCCCGAAACTGATAATAAGGAAATATCGACATGGCGCTGTCTTTACTTGGTGGAACTTTTACTATATGCATCAGAACGCGGCTACTATATGCAAATTCATGAGTTATTTAAGTTTCCTCTTCAACACTGTCCTGATATTTTAATTCTTgcgttattacaaataaatccaCCAGTAACAGTATTCAGACAGGAATTATTAACTATGCTCATTCCAATTTTTCTTGGCAACCATCCTAATTCAGGTATAATTTTACAACACGCGTGGCATTCACAAAATCCTAATATAAAGCCAATAATTATGCATGCTATGGCCGATTGGTACATACGCGGCGAAAGTGATCAATCAAAGCTATCGAGAATATTGGATGTCGCACAAGATCTGAAGGCATTGTCCTTGTTGTTGAATGTCCAGTCATTTCCGTTTGTCATAGATTTAGCATGCTTGGCATCTCGAAGAGAGTATTTGAAATTGGACAAATGGCTCACAGATAAAATACGTGACCACGGTGAGACTTTCGTTTCAGCAATGGTTAAGTTTCTTCAACGACGATGCCCACAAGTACTCGGCAAAGTGCCAGACGAGCAATTGCCTAAAGCCGCTCAGTTGCCCCCAGAAACTATTGGCACAATGTTGGCATGCTTGCAATTATGTATTCCTAATGTACAGCAAGAGCTACAGGAAGcgatttataatgttatagcTAATTGTCAGACATTGATTTTGAGCAAAGCAAGACCAGGTATACCGGGCATTGCCCGTCCGCATACAAGGGTATTAGAGACACCTTTTAATCCTGCTGGTTTGGGTGGACAGCTGTTCACGCCCCACGTAGATGCTATTGCTAATTTAACACCAAACGTCGCCAATATGACTTTGGGTGCACCAGCAAATACTGCCTTTGCTATGCCTGGTACACTAGGGCCATTGGTTACAGCTCCAGCATCGCCATCGAGACTCATGGGTGCAGGGCCAAACAGTCCCTTTGCGATGATGCAAATGCAGCATAACCCTAATGTCGCTAATATGTCTGCTCTTGCTAGAATGCCTCCTGTACCCGCAATGGACAAACCGCGATTACCGGATCCTATTCACTTCCCAGATATTATGCATAATGTGTCCAAGGAAATCGAAGATGAAGCTAACAGCTACTTTCAAAGGATATACAACCATCCTCCACACCCGACTCTGTCGATCGACGAAGTATTAGAAATGTTAAAGAAGTTCCAAGACTCATCAAATAAAAGAGAACGCGAGGTGTTTTCTTGCATGCTCCGAAACCTTTTCGAAGAATACAAGTTTTTCCCACAATATCCAGACAAAGAGCTGCATATTACGGCGCAATTATTTGGTGGTATAATAGAAAAAGGTCTAGTTCCTAGCTACGTATCGTTAGGGCTAGCCTTAAGATTTGTCTTAGATGCTTTACGTAAGCCGGAAGGTTCTAAAATGTATTACTTCGGTATAGCGGCTCTGGATAGATTCAAATCTCGTTTAAAGGACTATCATAAATATTGTGAACATGTTAGAGCTATACCTCATTTTAGTGAATTCCCTCCGCACTTAGTTGAATACATCGAATATGGCCTTCAGAGCCAAGAGCCACCTACTAAGCCGCAAGGAGCAGTGTTGCCAGCGAGTCTTGCCGCCATGCTGAATCAGAGCGCCGTTGTTACCGTATCAGCACCATACAG GGCAGTCGTTTGTGTACACAATCCTATATCGGTTATATCGAAGGTTACAAATTGTGCTGCCGGTGGCATTGGCAGTCGACCGTCTATAGCGAATGCCACAAATATTGATACACTGCTAACTGCTACGGACAgggatgaaaaaataaatgctcCGCCAGAAGCTATACAAGATAAGACTGCATTTATATTCAACAATCTCAGCCAGCTAAACCTGCAAACTAAATGCGAAgaattgaaagaaataataacagATGAATATTATCAATGGCTTTCTCAGTATTTAGTAATGAAGAGAGCTTCAATCGAGCTAAATTTTCACGCTCTATATTCCAATTTTCTCGACGTTCTCAAAATACGGGAAATAAATAAGATGGTTACGAAAGAAACTTACCGAAATATTAGAGTATTATTGCGATCTGATAAAGGCATAGCGAACTTCTCTGACCGATCTTTGTTGAAAAATCTCGGTCATTGGTTAGGTATGCTCACTTTAGCTCGCAACCAGCCTATCCTTTATGTAGATCTTGATCTTAAAGCACTGCTACTTGAAGCTTATCACAAGGGCCAGCAGGAGCTTCTTTACGTCGTGCCGTTTGTTGCGAAGGTCTTGGAATCCTGCGCCAAGAGCGTCGTATTCAGACCGCCGAATCCATGGTCAATGGCTCTAATGAACGTATTGGCCGAGTTACATCAAGAACCcgatttgaaattgaatttaaagtttGAAATAGAAGTGCTTTGCAAAAACTTAAGTTTGGATATAACCGATTTAAAACCATCTCTATATTTAAAGGATCCCGAAAAATTAAGGACTATCGAATTCCAACTTTCACAACCCAAACCCAATAAAGAGCCAGCTAATGTAATTCCGGTTAACCAGGCTGTAGTTCAGGCTCCACAAATACAAATGATGCCTCCTCAACCGCCAATGATTCCTATTGAGGATATGTCCGGTACTGTTCCCACACCTACGAGTGGTATGATTCCCAATGATCCGAGCATGATGGGTGTTCTGGGATTGCCGGAGCCTAGATTTAACTATCTTGACGTGAATGTCTCATCAACTTCGGCTTTCGGTcagaaaatatgtttcaatCCGCATATAATTCTATTCCAAAACTATCCTCATTTGAAGCAGTTTGTGAAACCTGCCATCGAGAGGTCGATTCAGGAATGGATTCATCCAGTCGTCGATCGGTCTATCAAGTATGCCTTGACGACTTGCGAGCAGATTATAAGGAAGGACTTTGCTTTTGACCCTGACGAAGTGCGAATGCGGACGTGCGCGCATCACATGATGCGGAATCTTACCGCCGGAATGGCTATGATCACTTGCCGCGAACAGATCATCAGCACGATAAGCACTAACTTGAAAGCTGCTTTTATCACTGCCCTGATACCAACTACTCCTCAACAG AAGGATATTATAGAAAGTGCAGCAGCAGTTCTTGCTACAGAAAATATGGAGCTCGCTTGCGCTTTCATTCAAAAGACGGCCGTCGAAAAGGCATTACCTGAACTCGATAAGAGGCTAATGAACGACTACGAAATGAGAAAAATCGCCCGGCAAGAAGGGCGCAGATACTACGACCCGATGGTATTGACTTACCAAACTGAACGCATACCCGAAAGGGTGCGACTGCGTGTCGGTGGTCCTACAGACCTGCAGATTTCAGTTTATGAAGAGTTTGCGTGTAACATCCCTGGGTTTATGCCCGTTCGCGATGCGGGAATGTTTATTCCTAAGCCATCAGCGCAGGAACAAATACCGCAGATGACATTCAGCCAAGTAATGAATCCGACACAA gtGTACGGTACCGATGAAATGGGCACTCTTATAACAACAGCAGAATTGTTCCTGTCCAATGCGCTAACGGTGCCATTATTCGCGGTCCAGGCGACCAACACTCACACTCTGCTGGAGTGTCTTATCATAGCGAGACGTAACCGGGACATCGTATCTGGCTACACTCTGTTGCAACGA GCTGTTGAAGGTCTTCTGGATGGCCATATTGTCCAGCCTGGGACAAACCCTGAGCATGCGGAGATGATGACACGCTATCGTGACATTCACTTACGAGTCCTGAAACTGTTGGAAGATGCTAGGGTTTATGGTCATGCTTGGACCACCAAACAAATAACGTACTGCGTCACCGAATGTCGGGACGAGCTTCGTTATAATCTGGAAGCGATAGATTGTCTTGTCAGGAATCATCTGATCAATTTGCCACag TACGATCTTGCACTCGCACATCTTATGGACAACGGGAATAACTACTTGGCTGTGGCATTTGCGATGCAACTGGTACAGCTCTACCTCGTTGACGATAGGAATAATTTGTACGCCACTGAATCTGACTTGTATCACACTACGGAGACTCTCGTTCGGATGATGTCTCACTCGAGACAGCCGCCGCCAGAAGGCCTAGCGACCCTGATCGAAACGATAAGAATAAACCAGGATCCTAGCACGTATCTTGGTGAACGTTCTCCATTGGGACCAACTGCCCATATTCACAATGGAATCCTGCAAGTACGA gcCCGAGATTACGAAGATCCACCCGGTCTCCAAGAGAAGACTGAAAATCTCCTTCGTGAATGGAGGAACGTGCTCCTGAGCCCGCTCACAGAAATCGAGATCGGACAGAACTTCAACATTTACGTTCACCGAATGAACATGAACGGAATACTCAAGTCAGATGACATGATTACTCGCTTCTTCCGTATCGCAACACAGATGTGCATCGAGAATGTGTACCAGTTGCTCACAGAGGACAGGATGAACCCACCACCAGTGCCTCCCAAGAGGGAGAAGTACTACGCGATATGCGACTCTTTCATCAAGCTCGTATCACTTTTGATCAAGAATACGGCGGATGGTGGCAACCCTACACCAAAACTGAATTTGCTTAATAAG ATCCTGGGAATCATCGCTGGGTGTCTACTCCAGGACCATGAAGAACATGGCGCCAACTTCCAGCAGCTTCCTTACCACCGTCTATTGCTCATACTGTTCCTTGACATGAACATGGCCGAGCCAGTCTTAGAATCTATGAACTATCAG GTTCTAACAGCATTCTGCCACACGCTCCGCATAATCCGTCCGAGCGTCGCGCCGGGATTCTGCTATGCCTGGCTGGAAATCGTGGCGCACAGGGCCTTCGTCAACAGGGTGTTAGCCGTCACGCCGCAACAGAAG GGCTGGGGAATGTATTCGACGCTGCTTATCGACCTTTTCAAGTTCCTCGATCCGTTCCTACGTAATACGGAACTGGCGACGCCCGTTATGATGCTATACAAAGGAACTCTCAAAGTCTTACTCGTTTTACTTCACGATTTTCCCGAGTTTCTGTGCGACTACCACTATGGCTTCTGTGATGAGATACCGCCAAATTGCATCCAAATGAGGAATCTCATCCTGTCAGCCTTCCCGAGGAACATGCGGCTGCCCGATCCTTTCACGCCGAATTTGAAGGTGGATCTGTTAGCCGAAATCACTCTACCGCCACGTGCAGTTATAAACTACGCTACAATTATACCGTCTTCGCAGTTTAAGAAGGATCTGGACGCGTATATCAAGGCCAGAGCGCCTGTCACGTTCCTTTCGGAGCTGCGTAGTAACATGCAG TTTATTGGACCCGATTACCAGGTGGTGAATGAGCCAGGCCGCAGATACAACAGCCAGCTGATGAACGCCGTGGTGCTGTACGTCGGCACTCAGGCTATCGCTCACATTAGATCGAAGGGGCAGACCCCGAATATGTCAACTATAGCCCATTCAGCGCACATGGATATTTTCCAAAACTTTACCGTAGACTTTGACTACGAAGGAAG GTACCTATTCTTGAACGCGATCGCAAACCAGCTGCGCTATCCGAACAGCCACACTCATTACTTCAGCTGTTGTCTGCTTTACTTGTTCGCGGAGGCGAACTCTGAGGCCGTTCAAGAACAGATTACAAGGATGCTGCTAGAGAGGTTGATAGTGAACCGACCGCACCCGTGGGGTCTGCTGATCACGTTCATCGAACTAATTAAGAATCCGATCTACAAGTTTTGGAGCCACGAGTTCGTACATTGCGCGCCTGAGATTGAAAA